One genomic segment of Candidatus Berkiella aquae includes these proteins:
- a CDS encoding valine--tRNA ligase, producing the protein MDKTYHPLEIEKRWYHHWNQTGYFKPSEGTQAYCIMLPPPNVTGTLHMGHAFQDTIMDALIRYHRMLGYKTLWQGGTDHAGIATQMVVERQLNAQGINKHDIGREAFIQKVWEWKDHSGNTICKQMHRLGASVDWSRERFTMDQGLSDAVKEVFVRLYDEKLIYRGQRLVNWDPKLHTAVSDLEVISQEEAGNLWHIRYPIENSNQHLIVATTRPETLLGDVAVAVHPDDERYQSLIGKKVKLPLTDRLIPIIADSFVDPEFGTGCVKITPAHDFNDYEVGKRHQLPMINIFTEDAIINTNAPERFQNLPRFTARERIVAELEQANLFEKVEPHTLKVPRSERTGEIIEPYLTDQWFVDAKTLAVDAIKVVKEGKIEFVPENWTKTYYEWMENIQDWCISRQIWWGHRIPAWYDANNNVYVARSEAEVRQKYGLSADLPLMQDNDVLDTWFSSALWPFSTLGWPHETPELKSFYPTSVLVTGFDILFFWVARMIMMGLKFRKEVPFKKVFIHGLIQDSEGQKMSKSKGNIIDPIDLIDGIDLEKLVAKRTYGLMQPGMAKKIEQTTRKHFPEGIPSYGTDALRFTFCAIATTGRHIRFDLGRIEGYRNFCNKLWNAARYVQMNVEGKELGKHAIDREFTLCDQWIWSIWQQTKQTIKQHFDDYRFDLLSQTLYEFTWNQYCDWYLELSKPTLTKEGVDEKLQRGTRYTLVAILEELLRTIHPIMPFITEEIWQKMNHFINPSHQADSGQSIMLQPYPLFDASKVNHSAEVAMQGIQAMILGVRNIRGEMNISPAKQLPLLCRGGDASGLRKIATDNLTTVQSLCKVENLSWLEANATVPSSATALVNDLELFIPLAGFIDKEAEAKRLNKEMEKLHKEITDIQKRLQNENYVKKAPADVVAKEREKLQVAEKSLEKFQDNLAKIQAL; encoded by the coding sequence ATTGACAAAACTTACCATCCCTTAGAAATAGAAAAACGTTGGTATCATCATTGGAATCAAACAGGTTATTTTAAACCAAGCGAAGGCACGCAAGCTTATTGTATTATGTTACCCCCTCCCAATGTGACGGGGACATTACATATGGGCCATGCATTCCAAGATACCATCATGGATGCACTCATTCGTTATCATCGCATGCTAGGCTATAAAACGCTTTGGCAAGGTGGTACTGATCACGCAGGGATCGCAACTCAAATGGTGGTTGAACGGCAGTTAAATGCTCAGGGTATCAACAAGCATGATATTGGGCGCGAGGCATTTATCCAAAAAGTATGGGAATGGAAAGATCATTCTGGCAATACGATTTGTAAACAAATGCATCGTTTAGGTGCTTCGGTTGATTGGTCGCGTGAACGATTCACGATGGACCAAGGTTTATCCGATGCTGTTAAAGAAGTGTTCGTTCGTCTCTATGATGAAAAACTGATTTACCGTGGACAACGTCTGGTGAATTGGGATCCGAAATTACATACAGCCGTTTCTGATTTAGAAGTGATTTCTCAAGAAGAAGCAGGTAATTTATGGCATATTCGTTATCCTATCGAAAATAGTAACCAACATCTGATTGTCGCAACGACACGCCCTGAAACGTTATTGGGTGACGTTGCCGTTGCTGTTCACCCTGATGATGAACGTTATCAGTCGTTAATTGGCAAAAAAGTTAAATTACCATTAACCGATCGCTTAATCCCTATTATTGCAGATAGTTTTGTTGACCCCGAATTTGGTACCGGTTGCGTTAAAATCACACCTGCGCATGATTTCAATGACTATGAAGTCGGTAAGCGTCATCAATTGCCTATGATTAATATCTTCACTGAAGATGCCATCATCAATACCAATGCTCCCGAACGTTTCCAAAATTTACCTCGTTTTACAGCAAGAGAAAGAATTGTCGCAGAATTAGAGCAAGCGAATTTATTTGAAAAAGTAGAGCCCCATACCCTCAAAGTGCCTCGTAGCGAACGAACAGGGGAAATCATTGAACCTTATTTAACCGATCAATGGTTTGTCGATGCTAAAACATTAGCGGTCGATGCCATTAAAGTCGTTAAAGAAGGTAAAATTGAATTTGTTCCTGAGAATTGGACCAAAACGTATTACGAGTGGATGGAAAATATTCAAGACTGGTGTATTAGTCGCCAGATCTGGTGGGGACATCGGATCCCTGCCTGGTATGACGCTAACAATAATGTTTATGTTGCCCGCTCAGAAGCGGAAGTACGGCAAAAATATGGTTTAAGCGCTGACTTACCTCTGATGCAAGACAATGACGTACTCGATACTTGGTTCTCTTCAGCTTTATGGCCTTTCTCTACCTTGGGCTGGCCTCATGAAACGCCTGAACTCAAATCATTTTACCCTACCAGTGTCCTGGTAACCGGTTTTGATATTTTGTTTTTCTGGGTCGCTCGCATGATTATGATGGGCTTAAAATTTAGAAAAGAAGTTCCTTTCAAAAAAGTGTTCATTCACGGCCTCATTCAGGATTCTGAAGGGCAAAAAATGTCAAAATCAAAAGGGAACATTATTGATCCCATTGATTTGATTGATGGTATTGATCTTGAAAAATTAGTCGCTAAACGTACCTATGGCCTAATGCAACCTGGTATGGCGAAGAAAATTGAACAAACCACACGTAAACACTTCCCTGAAGGTATTCCAAGCTATGGTACCGATGCCTTACGCTTTACTTTTTGTGCCATTGCGACAACCGGTCGGCATATCCGTTTTGATTTAGGCCGTATTGAAGGTTACCGCAATTTCTGCAACAAATTGTGGAATGCCGCACGTTATGTGCAAATGAACGTGGAAGGCAAAGAACTTGGCAAACACGCGATCGATCGAGAATTCACGCTTTGCGACCAATGGATTTGGTCAATTTGGCAGCAAACCAAACAAACCATTAAACAACATTTTGATGATTACCGTTTTGATTTATTGAGCCAAACGCTTTATGAATTTACCTGGAATCAATATTGTGACTGGTATTTAGAATTATCTAAACCAACTTTAACCAAAGAAGGGGTTGACGAGAAGCTCCAAAGAGGAACTCGTTATACCTTAGTCGCTATTTTAGAAGAATTATTGCGCACTATTCATCCTATCATGCCATTTATCACTGAAGAGATCTGGCAAAAGATGAATCACTTTATTAATCCATCACATCAAGCGGATTCAGGACAAAGCATTATGCTACAACCTTACCCCTTATTTGATGCGAGCAAAGTCAATCATTCCGCCGAGGTTGCGATGCAAGGGATCCAAGCCATGATTCTGGGTGTGCGCAATATTCGCGGCGAAATGAATATCAGTCCAGCAAAACAATTGCCTTTATTATGTCGTGGTGGGGATGCCTCTGGCTTGCGCAAGATTGCGACAGATAACCTGACAACCGTGCAATCACTGTGCAAAGTAGAGAATCTTTCTTGGTTAGAGGCTAATGCCACTGTACCAAGTTCAGCGACTGCTTTAGTCAATGATTTGGAACTCTTTATCCCACTTGCTGGTTTTATTGATAAAGAAGCAGAAGCAAAACGTTTGAATAAAGAAATGGAAAAGCTTCACAAGGAAATTACGGATATTCAAAAACGTTTACAAAATGAAAATTACGTTAAAAAAGCGCCTGCTGACGTGGTGGCTAAAGAACGTGAAAAATTACAAGTAGCTGAAAAAAGCTTAGAAAAATTCCAGGATAACCTGGCAAAAATCCAAGCTTTATAA
- a CDS encoding leucyl aminopeptidase yields the protein MDFNVKSAHPEKQRADCIIVAVSEPRRLSRAADIINQASKGYLTSLLKRGELEGKFGRFLLLQNIPGITAGRILLVGQGKETMTESAFRDLVARVALYLNDIPVSDVLSFLTEVEVKDRDIGWKIQQSILALRASQYRFDDFKSSKSKKIFSLKQMTFHVAHKKEALLGEKACEQGIAIANGIKLTKDLANVPANVCNPSYLAKQAKDFAKQHGKDIVSCAILEEKEMKALGMGLLLSVTQGSTTPAKLITLEYRGAKKSVKPIVLVGKGITFDTGGNSIKVPPHMVGMKYDMCGAATVFGVMQAAIELELPLNLIGVIPSCENMPGANSTRPEDIVTSMSGLTVEILNTDAEGRLILADALTYSERFQPAAVIDIATLTGACQLALGPYASGLMSNNDELAKSLLQAGQQSGDRAWQLPLWDEYHEALKSEFADISNVPFSDIGARTVVAGCFLAKFTQKYPWAHLDVANTATNAGSKRGATGRPVTLLMQYLLDIL from the coding sequence ATGGATTTTAATGTCAAATCAGCTCACCCAGAAAAACAGCGCGCTGATTGTATCATTGTTGCTGTCAGTGAGCCCCGTCGCTTAAGCAGAGCTGCTGACATCATTAACCAAGCCAGTAAAGGCTATTTGACGTCACTATTAAAACGCGGTGAGCTTGAAGGCAAATTTGGTCGGTTCCTCTTGTTACAAAATATACCTGGCATCACGGCTGGACGTATTTTATTAGTAGGACAAGGCAAAGAAACTATGACCGAATCTGCTTTTCGTGATCTGGTAGCTCGCGTTGCCCTTTATTTAAACGATATTCCCGTCAGCGATGTGCTTTCATTCTTAACAGAAGTCGAGGTTAAAGATCGAGATATCGGCTGGAAAATTCAACAAAGCATTCTGGCATTGCGCGCAAGCCAATATCGCTTCGATGATTTTAAAAGCAGCAAAAGTAAAAAAATATTTTCATTGAAGCAAATGACCTTTCACGTTGCGCATAAGAAAGAAGCGCTACTTGGCGAAAAGGCTTGTGAACAAGGTATTGCCATTGCAAATGGGATTAAACTCACCAAAGATCTGGCAAATGTCCCTGCTAATGTCTGCAATCCTTCTTATCTTGCAAAGCAAGCAAAGGATTTTGCAAAACAGCACGGTAAAGACATAGTAAGCTGTGCTATTTTAGAAGAAAAAGAAATGAAAGCATTAGGTATGGGATTACTGCTGAGTGTCACGCAAGGCAGCACAACACCTGCCAAATTAATTACCCTCGAATATCGCGGTGCTAAAAAATCGGTTAAACCGATTGTGCTAGTGGGTAAAGGGATCACTTTTGACACTGGTGGTAATTCGATTAAAGTTCCACCCCATATGGTCGGCATGAAATATGATATGTGTGGTGCAGCCACCGTTTTTGGTGTGATGCAAGCGGCGATTGAACTGGAATTACCGCTTAACCTCATTGGTGTTATCCCATCTTGTGAAAATATGCCTGGCGCTAATTCAACTCGCCCTGAAGATATTGTCACAAGCATGTCAGGTTTAACCGTCGAAATTCTTAATACCGATGCTGAAGGACGCCTGATTTTAGCGGATGCATTAACCTATAGTGAGCGTTTTCAACCCGCAGCAGTCATTGATATTGCCACACTGACCGGTGCCTGCCAGTTAGCATTAGGCCCTTATGCCAGCGGTTTAATGAGCAACAACGATGAATTAGCCAAATCCCTCTTGCAAGCTGGCCAGCAATCGGGTGACAGAGCATGGCAACTGCCACTTTGGGATGAATATCATGAAGCCTTAAAATCAGAATTTGCTGATATCTCTAATGTTCCTTTTAGCGATATTGGGGCTCGAACAGTTGTCGCAGGCTGTTTTTTAGCAAAATTTACCCAAAAATATCCTTGGGCACACTTAGATGTCGCTAATACCGCAACGAATGCTGGTAGCAAACGAGGCGCCACCGGACGCCCCGTTACTTTATTGATGCAATACTTATTGGACATATTATGA
- a CDS encoding nucleotide sugar dehydrogenase, whose product MSHHQRKIAVIGLGYVGLPVAVAFGLKTPVVGYDINPKRINELNRGMDVNEEVSSLLLSQAQLSLTYDPLLLQHCDFYIVTVPTPSDGAHKPDLSHLQKACELVGSQLKRNDIVVFESTVYPGATQEVCIPLLEHASKLKAGLDFSVGYSPERINPGDKIHTFSKVTKVVSALDPATLDTISEVYSSVIEADVYRAPEIKVAEAAKVIENTQRDLNIALMNELAMICERMQINTMDVINAAKTKWNFMPFQPGLVGGHCIGVDPYYLTYKAKQLGYRPEVILAGRRINDSMGKYIADQTVKQLIQLGSRVKEARVGILGLTFKENCRDLRNSKVIEVINELHSFGVEILVHDPIADKDEAQKEYDIELMNWDDMVDLDALVVCVGHQYYKTLSVDDFLDKFNANRLLMDVKSILNKDDLLHAGIQVWQL is encoded by the coding sequence TTGTCACATCATCAACGCAAAATAGCCGTGATAGGGTTAGGCTATGTCGGATTACCAGTAGCCGTTGCCTTTGGTCTAAAGACACCAGTTGTTGGTTATGACATTAACCCAAAGCGGATCAATGAACTGAATCGTGGCATGGATGTTAATGAAGAAGTGAGCTCGTTATTGCTTTCACAAGCCCAGTTATCATTGACTTACGATCCGTTACTTTTACAACATTGTGATTTTTACATTGTGACCGTTCCGACGCCTTCCGATGGTGCCCATAAACCCGATTTAAGCCATTTACAAAAAGCCTGTGAATTAGTGGGTTCACAGCTCAAACGCAATGATATTGTGGTCTTTGAATCAACGGTTTATCCGGGAGCGACTCAAGAAGTATGCATTCCTTTATTAGAGCATGCTTCAAAATTAAAGGCTGGGCTTGATTTCTCTGTAGGATATTCACCTGAACGGATTAATCCGGGTGATAAGATTCATACTTTTAGTAAGGTTACCAAGGTTGTTTCAGCATTAGATCCTGCAACCTTAGATACGATTAGTGAAGTCTATAGTTCAGTGATTGAAGCGGATGTCTATCGTGCGCCTGAAATTAAAGTAGCTGAGGCTGCTAAGGTAATTGAAAACACACAGCGCGATTTAAATATCGCTTTGATGAATGAATTAGCGATGATTTGTGAACGGATGCAGATCAATACCATGGATGTCATCAATGCTGCCAAAACGAAATGGAATTTTATGCCATTTCAACCTGGATTGGTTGGTGGGCATTGTATTGGTGTCGATCCCTATTATTTGACCTATAAGGCAAAACAATTAGGCTATCGTCCAGAAGTAATACTTGCTGGGCGACGAATTAACGATAGCATGGGTAAGTATATTGCTGATCAAACAGTTAAGCAGTTAATTCAACTGGGAAGTCGTGTAAAAGAAGCAAGAGTCGGTATTTTAGGATTAACCTTTAAAGAAAACTGCCGTGATCTGCGTAATTCTAAAGTCATTGAGGTCATCAATGAATTGCATTCCTTTGGTGTTGAGATTTTAGTTCACGATCCCATTGCTGATAAAGATGAGGCGCAAAAAGAATACGATATTGAACTGATGAATTGGGATGATATGGTAGATTTAGATGCCTTAGTCGTCTGTGTAGGACATCAATATTATAAAACACTTTCCGTTGACGATTTTTTAGATAAATTTAATGCAAATCGGTTATTGATGGATGTTAAATCCATTTTAAATAAAGATGATTTGCTGCATGCGGGCATTCAAGTCTGGCAACTTTAA
- the lptF gene encoding LPS export ABC transporter permease LptF, translating into MLLRRYLLREIAITFIAVIAIILLIAISNKFVRLIAQAAAGNIAPSVLFQVILFQIPDLLAFLLPVGLFLAILLCYSRFFADNEIPVMLACGIGWQRLLTVSLLLGVIVMLLSGTLTCYFGPKIAFQREQLLHEEGPLLLMQTVTPGRFHAFQKDKLVFYVTDINSDRSQMKQVFIAEQPKGDLSAHETWSLLTADVGKVVVNENNGRTYFKLQNGRRYHGTPGETDYSVLAFDEYERLLEGSTLTPGLFFHRTMPTTMLWENPSPSNMAELQWRLAVPLSAPLLALLAVPLSRVRPRQGRFGQLFTAVIFCIIYYNLLTISKRWIAGGKLAPEIGLWWVHGILFLLALFLLGKASGRMNQWYQWIIKR; encoded by the coding sequence ATGCTGTTAAGGCGTTATTTATTACGAGAAATTGCCATTACCTTTATAGCGGTGATAGCGATTATCTTGCTCATCGCAATTAGTAATAAATTTGTTAGGCTAATTGCTCAAGCTGCGGCTGGTAATATTGCGCCCAGCGTATTATTTCAAGTGATTCTTTTTCAAATTCCGGATCTGCTTGCCTTTCTTTTGCCTGTAGGGCTCTTTTTAGCCATATTGCTTTGCTATAGCCGCTTTTTTGCCGACAATGAAATTCCCGTTATGCTGGCTTGTGGTATTGGTTGGCAACGCCTACTCACGGTGAGTCTCTTGTTAGGGGTGATTGTCATGTTACTGTCAGGCACTTTAACGTGTTATTTCGGACCTAAAATTGCATTTCAGCGTGAGCAGCTTTTACACGAAGAAGGGCCATTATTGCTAATGCAAACGGTGACGCCTGGACGATTTCATGCCTTTCAGAAAGATAAATTGGTTTTTTATGTGACCGATATCAATTCTGATCGTTCACAGATGAAGCAAGTTTTTATTGCAGAACAACCTAAAGGCGATTTATCGGCCCACGAAACCTGGAGTTTATTAACAGCAGATGTCGGTAAAGTGGTTGTCAATGAGAATAATGGGCGTACCTATTTTAAGCTACAGAATGGGCGGCGTTACCATGGTACACCAGGTGAAACAGATTATAGTGTTTTAGCCTTTGATGAGTATGAACGTCTTTTAGAAGGGAGCACTTTAACCCCTGGGTTATTTTTTCATCGAACCATGCCAACGACCATGTTATGGGAGAATCCATCTCCGAGTAACATGGCTGAATTGCAATGGCGTTTGGCAGTGCCTTTATCCGCTCCTTTATTAGCATTATTGGCTGTGCCCCTCAGTCGGGTTCGACCACGACAAGGGCGCTTTGGTCAACTATTCACCGCCGTGATCTTTTGTATTATTTATTACAATTTACTCACCATCAGTAAACGTTGGATTGCAGGGGGCAAGTTGGCACCTGAGATTGGGTTGTGGTGGGTACATGGAATACTTTTTCTATTAGCGCTGTTTTTGTTAGGTAAAGCCTCGGGACGCATGAATCAGTGGTATCAATGGATTATTAAAAGATGA
- a CDS encoding RDD family protein, producing MKSNQTNIENDFPNATFLRRLGALVYDGFIVFSFLILVTALALAMNHGDSLQPHRNLFLAYLFISTGLFVSWFWKKAGQTLGMLAWKMKVVDEHLQLLTWKKAFIRFCIATLCLVPAGIGLLWCLFDKEKRALHDKFCKTRVIRLPTKKKSP from the coding sequence ATGAAAAGCAATCAAACCAACATAGAAAATGATTTTCCTAATGCCACCTTCCTAAGACGCTTAGGTGCTCTGGTCTATGATGGCTTTATTGTCTTTTCTTTTTTAATTTTAGTCACAGCCCTTGCGCTGGCTATGAATCATGGCGACTCATTACAACCCCATCGTAATCTATTCTTAGCTTACTTATTTATCAGCACCGGTTTATTTGTCAGTTGGTTCTGGAAAAAAGCAGGGCAAACCTTAGGTATGCTTGCTTGGAAAATGAAAGTGGTTGATGAACACCTCCAACTGTTGACGTGGAAAAAAGCTTTTATCCGCTTTTGTATTGCCACACTCTGTCTTGTCCCCGCTGGGATTGGTTTACTTTGGTGTTTGTTTGATAAAGAAAAACGCGCACTGCATGATAAATTTTGCAAGACGCGTGTCATTAGGCTTCCTACTAAGAAAAAATCACCTTAA
- the lptG gene encoding LPS export ABC transporter permease LptG — protein MNKISWYLAKTLIVTILLAILLFVGLEFVFSFVNEMRHVGTGDYTTQSAISYILLSLPAQIAQAFPMSALVGTLLGLGLLASRSELIVMRSVGWSIGDIIWAVMKLALVLVLFVWMLGEWVAPITDNIAHHQKATALSQGQALATTQGTWLRDGHAFVHIQSIEDSHHLTGVTRYEFNEQQQLQKASFAKTAEYDHHHWVLHDIQETVFGDANLMKAQIEKQDWDSNIKPEIFTIVGVKDLDELSITGLWKTIRYRQANHLDAKPYLLAFWQKMMRPFATVVMMFLAIPFIFGPLRSATMGLRMLVGVMIGFVFFTINQLFGPLTLVYSLPPILGASLPTLLFLGGGLYLLKRTA, from the coding sequence ATGAATAAAATATCTTGGTACCTTGCTAAAACCTTAATCGTCACTATTTTGCTTGCGATTCTCTTATTTGTGGGTTTGGAATTTGTCTTTTCATTTGTCAATGAAATGCGCCATGTAGGAACCGGTGATTACACAACGCAAAGCGCTATTTCTTATATTTTATTATCCTTACCTGCACAAATTGCCCAAGCATTCCCCATGTCGGCATTGGTTGGTACTTTATTAGGTTTGGGGCTATTGGCTTCTCGCAGCGAATTGATTGTGATGCGATCAGTGGGTTGGAGTATTGGCGATATTATCTGGGCTGTGATGAAATTAGCCTTAGTCTTGGTATTGTTTGTTTGGATGTTGGGTGAGTGGGTGGCGCCGATTACCGATAATATCGCCCATCACCAAAAAGCAACTGCCTTAAGCCAAGGCCAAGCATTAGCAACAACACAAGGAACCTGGTTGCGCGATGGGCATGCTTTTGTTCATATTCAATCAATTGAAGATAGCCATCATTTAACGGGTGTTACTCGTTATGAATTTAATGAACAGCAACAGCTCCAAAAAGCCAGCTTCGCAAAAACGGCTGAATATGATCATCACCATTGGGTGTTGCATGATATTCAAGAAACGGTATTTGGTGACGCGAATTTAATGAAAGCCCAGATTGAAAAACAAGATTGGGATAGCAATATTAAACCTGAAATATTTACCATCGTTGGTGTGAAAGATTTAGATGAATTATCTATCACGGGTTTGTGGAAGACGATTCGCTATAGGCAAGCAAACCATCTAGATGCCAAACCTTACTTGCTGGCATTTTGGCAAAAAATGATGCGCCCCTTTGCGACGGTAGTCATGATGTTTTTAGCCATTCCCTTTATTTTTGGCCCTTTGCGTTCAGCAACCATGGGACTTCGTATGCTGGTGGGAGTGATGATAGGGTTTGTTTTTTTCACTATTAACCAGCTTTTTGGCCCTCTGACGTTAGTCTATTCATTACCTCCCATCTTAGGGGCTAGTTTGCCTACCTTACTCTTTTTGGGTGGAGGTCTTTATCTGCTAAAAAGAACAGCCTAA
- a CDS encoding protein kinase domain-containing protein, which yields MAFNEGHRQILQDVTNTHWYNVRGQEDWLCSDEMNYQQATEMKDGFSLSLGAQLLPINNNPGHFRVVIPAPNIANLMDSHQMFFLPLHQQINNAKNVEEIIRIIEQYPGQMFSSGGQPLEKEQQIAAIRNQQNPNPNFMGKVTSKYGLEQKVANLIYQENQLQMQAQMQPQVQPQVQPPGEGMLKISEAQWREAEAYFAQDFSRNPHLDQTKMKKDKRDPNSHSFIKVGNEIYAMASRQCFEEAKHAKLGEGAFGKVKVVQARNGDNFAVKVEGRGIRGDNDAETKIGKMLDFVKGEAGRTLQYQKMFKNKPTTEKLYTVMQLKKGNELFKELYIDPNAQQRTHKFNETQKLIIALKACRSIDELHKMGIIHSDIKPENFISNVNGNMITVGAIDFGLSSLLKPGQQSIITTSRYGTPGYIAPEIDIAELRQVNGQLGRWREYSKASDVYALGVMLKDDLQLSPKIYEGMLNNNPNQRPQLADVMQALTSQLAKQKGLDAEARKVLAEFTSKAPNVSPKGLGNIGELMSNLLAKDITAEYGKLRNGKDAGATGWARARAKDVGGIFTGAGKQRAEQVSDLDRAFKKIQGESLTAEQKAEATYGYLVNLRDTLTEKTTFKSALAQMCDQYIKQIETSVGEQKTRQMQTNLNIFEKAKELQREIRPIEDKPNQQAGKKAKL from the coding sequence ATGGCATTTAATGAAGGGCACCGGCAGATATTACAAGATGTCACTAATACGCACTGGTATAATGTTCGGGGGCAAGAAGATTGGCTTTGCTCTGATGAAATGAATTACCAACAAGCAACGGAAATGAAGGACGGATTTAGCCTCTCTTTGGGAGCGCAATTATTGCCTATCAATAATAACCCGGGTCATTTTAGAGTCGTGATACCTGCTCCAAACATAGCGAATTTGATGGATAGTCATCAAATGTTTTTCTTACCTTTACATCAGCAAATTAATAATGCAAAAAATGTCGAAGAGATAATTAGAATAATTGAACAATATCCAGGACAAATGTTTAGTAGTGGTGGACAACCCTTAGAGAAAGAACAGCAAATTGCTGCAATTAGAAATCAACAAAATCCCAATCCAAACTTTATGGGAAAAGTCACAAGCAAATATGGTTTAGAGCAAAAAGTTGCTAATTTAATTTACCAAGAAAATCAGCTTCAAATGCAAGCGCAAATGCAGCCTCAAGTACAACCTCAAGTACAACCTCCTGGGGAAGGGATGCTAAAAATCAGTGAAGCACAGTGGCGAGAAGCAGAAGCCTACTTTGCGCAAGATTTTTCAAGAAACCCGCATTTAGATCAAACCAAAATGAAAAAAGATAAGCGTGATCCTAATAGCCATTCATTCATTAAAGTAGGCAACGAAATTTATGCGATGGCAAGTAGGCAGTGCTTTGAAGAGGCTAAACACGCCAAATTGGGTGAGGGCGCCTTTGGTAAAGTCAAAGTAGTGCAAGCACGTAATGGTGATAATTTTGCAGTTAAAGTTGAGGGGCGAGGAATAAGAGGAGATAACGATGCTGAAACAAAAATAGGTAAGATGCTTGATTTTGTTAAGGGAGAGGCTGGGCGCACTTTGCAATATCAGAAAATGTTTAAAAACAAGCCAACAACAGAGAAACTTTATACGGTAATGCAGCTAAAAAAAGGCAATGAACTGTTTAAAGAACTCTATATTGATCCTAACGCACAGCAAAGAACGCATAAATTTAACGAAACCCAAAAATTAATTATTGCGCTTAAGGCATGCAGATCGATAGATGAATTGCATAAGATGGGCATTATCCATAGTGATATTAAACCAGAAAATTTCATATCGAATGTCAATGGTAATATGATTACAGTGGGTGCAATTGATTTTGGGCTTTCTAGCCTATTAAAGCCTGGACAACAATCCATTATTACGACTTCTCGCTATGGAACACCAGGCTATATTGCGCCAGAAATTGACATCGCAGAACTTAGGCAAGTAAATGGTCAATTAGGGCGATGGAGGGAATATTCGAAAGCATCCGATGTTTATGCATTAGGTGTCATGTTAAAAGACGATTTACAGCTGTCACCCAAAATTTATGAAGGAATGTTAAATAATAACCCCAATCAGAGACCACAACTAGCTGATGTGATGCAAGCACTGACTTCGCAATTAGCGAAGCAGAAAGGACTAGATGCTGAAGCTAGAAAAGTGCTTGCTGAATTTACTTCTAAAGCGCCAAATGTGTCTCCTAAGGGTTTAGGTAATATAGGAGAATTAATGAGTAATTTGCTTGCTAAAGATATAACGGCAGAATATGGCAAATTACGTAATGGTAAAGATGCAGGGGCAACAGGATGGGCTAGGGCACGTGCAAAAGATGTTGGAGGAATATTTACTGGCGCAGGTAAACAACGTGCCGAGCAAGTTTCTGATCTTGATCGAGCATTTAAAAAAATACAGGGAGAGAGTCTGACAGCAGAGCAAAAAGCTGAAGCAACCTATGGCTATCTTGTCAATTTACGGGATACTCTCACAGAAAAAACCACATTCAAATCTGCTTTAGCCCAAATGTGTGATCAATACATTAAACAGATTGAAACTTCCGTCGGGGAGCAGAAAACACGGCAAATGCAAACTAACCTAAATATATTCGAAAAAGCAAAAGAGCTGCAAAGGGAAATCCGTCCTATCGAAGACAAGCCTAATCAACAAGCAGGTAAAAAGGCAAAGCTTTAA